In Pseudoxanthomonas indica, the following are encoded in one genomic region:
- the leuS gene encoding leucine--tRNA ligase, whose amino-acid sequence MSAETAVYDPQSVESAAQAYWESRRAFEVNEQSDKPKFYCLSMLPYPSGALHMGHVRNYTIGDVISRYKRMTGHNVLQPMGWDAFGLPAENAAIKNKTAPAKWTYANIDHMRSQLKSLGYAIDWSREFATCRPDYYVHEQRMFTRLLRKGLAYRKNSVVNWDPVDQTVLANEQVIDGRGWRSGALVEKREIPQWFLRITDYAQELLDGLDELPGWPESVKTMQRNWIGRSEGLEIQFAVDAGHEPLTVFTTRPDTLMGVTFLSIAGEHPLAQKAAAINPALADFLALLKQGGVSEAELETQEKRGMDTGLRAVHPITGEKLPVWVANFVLMGYGTGAVMAVPGHDQRDFEFANKYALPVRQVIALKAPKNDEEKSYDASTWRDWYGDKSRDDLELVNSGEFDGLDYQGAFEALAERFERQGRGQRRVNYRLRDWGVSRQRYWGCPIPVIYCDKCGAVPVPDAQLPVVLPEDVTLDGVKSPIKANPEWRKTTCPDCGGAAERETDTFDTFMESSWYYARYTSPGAREMVDKRGNYWLPVDQYIGGIEHAILHLMYFRFYHKLLRDARMVDSDEPATNLLTQGMVIAETFYRDNSDGSKDWINPADVDVQRDERGRITGASLRADGQPVHIGAVEKMSKSKNNGVDPQAMVDKFGADTVRLFSMFAAPPEQSLEWNEAGVEGMARFLRRLWTQVQKHVADGAAPALDVAALDANQKALRRKTHETIDKVGNDYGKRHSFNTAIAAVMELSNALGKFDDASAQGRAVRQEALAAAALLLNPITPHSSHALWQLLGHAETLIEDVPFPQADPAALVRDSVVLAVQVNGKLRGTIEVAADAPKDLIEALAKAEPNTAKFMEGMTIRKVIIVPGKIVNLVAG is encoded by the coding sequence ATGTCCGCCGAAACCGCCGTCTACGATCCCCAGTCCGTCGAATCCGCCGCCCAGGCCTACTGGGAGTCCCGTCGGGCCTTCGAGGTCAACGAGCAATCGGACAAGCCCAAGTTCTACTGCCTGTCGATGCTGCCGTATCCGTCCGGTGCGCTGCACATGGGCCATGTGCGCAACTACACCATCGGCGATGTGATCAGCCGCTACAAGCGCATGACCGGCCACAACGTGCTGCAGCCGATGGGCTGGGATGCCTTCGGCCTGCCGGCCGAGAACGCCGCGATCAAGAACAAGACCGCGCCGGCCAAGTGGACCTACGCCAACATCGATCACATGCGCAGCCAGCTCAAGTCGCTGGGCTATGCGATCGACTGGTCGCGCGAGTTCGCCACCTGCCGGCCGGATTACTACGTGCACGAGCAGCGCATGTTCACCCGCCTGCTGCGCAAGGGCCTGGCCTACCGCAAGAACTCGGTGGTGAACTGGGATCCGGTGGACCAGACCGTGCTGGCCAACGAGCAGGTGATCGACGGCCGTGGCTGGCGCTCCGGCGCGCTGGTGGAAAAGCGCGAGATCCCGCAATGGTTCCTGCGCATTACCGACTATGCGCAGGAACTGCTGGACGGGCTGGACGAACTGCCGGGCTGGCCCGAATCAGTCAAGACCATGCAGCGCAACTGGATTGGCCGTTCCGAAGGCCTGGAAATCCAGTTCGCGGTGGACGCCGGCCATGAGCCGCTGACGGTGTTCACCACCCGTCCGGACACGCTGATGGGCGTGACCTTCCTGTCGATCGCCGGCGAACATCCGCTGGCGCAGAAGGCGGCGGCGATCAATCCGGCGCTGGCCGACTTCCTGGCCCTGCTCAAGCAAGGTGGCGTGTCCGAAGCCGAACTGGAAACCCAGGAAAAGCGCGGCATGGACACCGGCCTGCGCGCCGTGCATCCGATCACCGGCGAGAAGCTGCCGGTGTGGGTCGCCAACTTCGTGCTGATGGGCTACGGCACCGGTGCGGTGATGGCCGTGCCTGGCCATGACCAGCGCGACTTCGAATTCGCCAACAAGTACGCGCTGCCGGTGCGCCAAGTGATTGCGCTGAAGGCGCCGAAGAACGACGAGGAAAAATCCTACGACGCCAGCACCTGGCGCGACTGGTACGGCGACAAGAGCCGCGATGATCTGGAGCTGGTCAACTCCGGCGAATTCGACGGCCTGGATTACCAGGGTGCCTTTGAAGCACTGGCCGAACGATTCGAGCGCCAGGGCCGTGGCCAGCGTCGGGTCAACTATCGCCTGCGCGACTGGGGCGTCTCGCGCCAGCGCTACTGGGGTTGCCCGATTCCAGTGATCTACTGCGACAAGTGTGGCGCGGTGCCGGTGCCGGACGCGCAATTGCCGGTGGTGTTGCCGGAAGACGTGACCCTGGACGGCGTGAAGTCGCCGATCAAGGCCAACCCGGAATGGCGCAAGACCACCTGCCCGGATTGCGGCGGTGCGGCCGAGCGCGAGACTGACACTTTCGACACCTTCATGGAGTCGAGCTGGTACTACGCGCGCTATACCTCGCCGGGTGCGCGCGAGATGGTCGACAAGCGCGGCAACTACTGGCTTCCGGTGGATCAGTACATCGGCGGCATCGAACACGCGATCCTGCACCTGATGTACTTCCGCTTCTATCACAAGCTCCTGCGTGACGCGCGGATGGTGGACAGCGACGAGCCGGCCACCAACCTGCTGACCCAGGGCATGGTGATCGCCGAGACCTTCTATCGCGACAACAGCGATGGCTCCAAGGACTGGATCAATCCGGCCGATGTCGACGTGCAGCGCGATGAGCGTGGTCGCATCACCGGCGCCAGCCTGCGCGCCGATGGCCAGCCGGTGCATATCGGCGCGGTCGAGAAGATGTCCAAGTCCAAGAACAATGGCGTGGATCCGCAGGCGATGGTCGACAAGTTCGGCGCCGACACCGTGCGCCTGTTCTCGATGTTTGCCGCGCCGCCGGAACAGTCGCTGGAGTGGAACGAAGCCGGCGTGGAAGGCATGGCGCGGTTCCTGCGCCGGCTGTGGACGCAGGTGCAGAAGCACGTCGCCGACGGCGCCGCGCCTGCGCTGGACGTGGCCGCGCTGGACGCCAACCAGAAGGCGCTGCGCCGCAAGACCCACGAAACCATCGACAAGGTGGGCAACGACTACGGCAAGCGCCACAGTTTCAACACCGCCATTGCCGCGGTGATGGAGCTGTCCAACGCCTTGGGCAAGTTCGACGACGCCAGCGCGCAGGGCCGTGCGGTGCGGCAGGAAGCGCTGGCCGCGGCGGCGCTGCTGCTCAACCCGATCACCCCGCACAGCAGCCATGCGTTGTGGCAACTGCTGGGCCACGCCGAGACGCTGATTGAGGACGTGCCGTTCCCGCAGGCCGACCCGGCCGCGCTGGTGCGCGACTCGGTGGTGCTGGCGGTGCAGGTCAACGGCAAGCTGCGCGGCACGATCGAAGTGGCCGCCGATGCACCCAAGGATCTGATCGAAGCGCTGGCCAAGGCCGAACCCAACACTGCCAAGTTCATGGAAGGCATGACGATCCGCAAGGTCATCATCGTCCCGGGCAAGATCGTCAACCTGGTCGCCGGCTGA
- a CDS encoding DUF998 domain-containing protein: MSTWVLRHTALLGALIFTVAVLAFAAMWPGYSHLHFPFDALGAREVPQANAFNLLGLMWPGLMAAMAMMQLRQRLPAQAGWPLRIGAQLVLLSCLGFVAMGLLPMDPTDLHNRASSWHATAWMLWWVAFCPGAWLLAWGLRGQLAWRGLARVSVWAPLLLLLLVMVGVALLPAGLAQRLSLAVWWGWLILAGRSGWNAVAGRVSSQ, from the coding sequence ATGAGTACGTGGGTGTTGCGCCATACGGCGTTGTTGGGCGCGCTGATCTTCACCGTGGCGGTGCTCGCGTTTGCCGCGATGTGGCCGGGTTACTCGCATCTGCACTTTCCCTTTGACGCGCTCGGCGCGCGCGAGGTGCCGCAGGCCAACGCCTTCAACCTGCTCGGCTTGATGTGGCCGGGCCTGATGGCGGCGATGGCGATGATGCAATTGCGCCAGCGCCTGCCCGCGCAGGCGGGCTGGCCGCTGCGCATCGGCGCGCAGCTGGTGCTGCTGTCCTGCCTGGGCTTCGTGGCCATGGGCCTGTTGCCGATGGACCCCACCGATCTGCATAACCGCGCCAGCAGCTGGCACGCCACGGCCTGGATGCTGTGGTGGGTGGCGTTCTGCCCGGGTGCCTGGTTGCTGGCCTGGGGCCTGCGCGGTCAGCTGGCATGGCGGGGACTGGCCCGGGTTTCGGTGTGGGCGCCGCTGTTGTTGTTGCTGCTGGTGATGGTGGGCGTGGCGTTGCTGCCGGCGGGCCTGGCGCAGCGGCTGTCGCTGGCCGTGTGGTGGGGCTGGTTGATCCTGGCCGGGCGCAGTGGCTGGAACGCCGTGGCGGGGCGCGTTTCCTCGCAATAA
- a CDS encoding helix-turn-helix transcriptional regulator — protein sequence MTGTPIANDIRRLRQQQGDMTQQALADACGVTRQTIIALEAGRYAPSLELAFRIARAFNLGVEEVFRWPE from the coding sequence ATGACCGGCACGCCCATTGCCAATGACATCCGTCGTTTGCGCCAGCAGCAGGGCGACATGACCCAGCAGGCGCTGGCCGATGCCTGCGGCGTGACCCGACAAACTATCATTGCGCTGGAAGCAGGGCGCTATGCGCCCTCGCTTGAACTGGCGTTCCGCATCGCGCGGGCGTTCAACCTGGGCGTTGAAGAGGTGTTCCGTTGGCCGGAATGA
- the trxA gene encoding thioredoxin: protein MSQMPHVFDATTETFEADVLQKSLDVPVLVDFWATWCGPCKTLGPILEKLAGEYNGAFQLAKVDVDKEQQIAAAFQIRSVPTVFLVKGGQLVDGFPGALPEGQLREFLKQHGIEPAQAVEAEAAPAAVVDPHSAVIAARKAVELEPDKEELKLDLALALLKVGGAKEAEALLDALPANLATDDRAVRARARLGFVAALADAPPQEVLEAAIAADAGDLRARHLRGVHHLIAGEDEAALAQFLEILRRDRAYQDGLAKKSLIDAFRVIEDEDLVGHYRRKMSSLLF from the coding sequence ATGAGCCAGATGCCCCACGTGTTCGATGCCACCACCGAGACCTTTGAAGCCGACGTCCTGCAGAAATCGCTGGACGTGCCGGTGCTGGTGGATTTCTGGGCCACGTGGTGCGGCCCCTGCAAGACGCTGGGTCCCATCCTGGAAAAGCTGGCCGGCGAGTACAACGGCGCGTTCCAACTGGCCAAGGTCGACGTGGACAAGGAACAGCAGATCGCGGCGGCGTTCCAGATCCGCTCGGTGCCGACCGTGTTCCTGGTCAAGGGTGGCCAGCTGGTCGACGGCTTTCCCGGCGCATTGCCGGAAGGCCAGTTGCGCGAGTTTCTGAAGCAGCACGGCATCGAGCCCGCGCAAGCCGTGGAAGCCGAGGCCGCGCCGGCAGCGGTGGTCGATCCGCATTCCGCGGTCATCGCCGCGCGCAAGGCGGTGGAACTTGAACCCGACAAGGAAGAATTGAAGCTGGATCTGGCGTTGGCGCTGCTGAAAGTGGGCGGCGCCAAGGAAGCCGAAGCCCTGCTCGACGCCCTGCCCGCCAACCTGGCCACCGATGATCGCGCCGTGCGCGCCCGCGCGCGCCTGGGCTTTGTCGCAGCGTTGGCCGACGCTCCGCCGCAGGAAGTGCTGGAAGCCGCCATCGCCGCCGATGCCGGCGATCTGCGTGCACGCCACCTGCGCGGCGTGCATCACCTGATTGCCGGCGAAGACGAAGCCGCGCTGGCCCAGTTCCTGGAAATCCTGCGCCGCGACCGTGCCTATCAGGACGGGCTGGCGAAGAAATCGCTGATCGACGCCTTCCGCGTGATCGAGGACGAAGATCTGGTCGGGCACTATCGCCGCAAGATGTCGTCCCTGCTGTTCTGA
- a CDS encoding DUF4442 domain-containing protein codes for MKASVLRHIFNLWPPFLASGIHVTHMSADWRHARVELRMRPWNRNYVGTHFGGNLFSMTDPFWMILLKESLGGDYFVWDKAGEIEFVKPGQGRVSAEFRVQEDLLDALRQATANGEKHLHWLPVDVIDAQGEVVARVRKQIYVRLKPRARRAGQA; via the coding sequence ATGAAGGCTTCTGTTCTTCGCCACATCTTCAATCTCTGGCCGCCCTTCCTGGCCAGCGGCATCCACGTCACCCACATGAGCGCCGACTGGCGCCACGCACGCGTCGAACTGCGCATGCGCCCGTGGAATCGCAACTACGTGGGCACGCATTTCGGCGGCAACCTGTTTTCGATGACCGATCCGTTCTGGATGATCCTGCTCAAGGAAAGCCTGGGCGGCGACTACTTCGTCTGGGACAAGGCCGGCGAGATCGAGTTCGTCAAACCCGGCCAGGGCCGGGTCAGCGCGGAATTCCGCGTGCAGGAAGACCTGCTCGATGCGTTGCGCCAAGCCACCGCCAACGGCGAAAAGCATCTGCATTGGCTACCGGTGGATGTGATCGACGCCCAAGGCGAAGTGGTGGCGCGCGTACGCAAACAGATCTACGTTCGGCTCAAGCCGCGCGCGCGCCGCGCCGGGCAGGCGTGA
- a CDS encoding DUF502 domain-containing protein, translating to MPPEAPRPSLQRLFLTGLLTLLPIWLTWVVVKFVFVLLSDISKPFVGPASHQIAASFPQALGWFNAAWVQNTFALIATLLAILAVGWLARRVIGQQLLRWFEILIQRIPLASTIYNSARQLLDILQTKPGSTQRVVLIDFPHRDMKSVGLVTRVILEEGTGRELAAVYVPTTPNPTSGYLEIVPVELLTPTDWSVDQAMSFIISGGAVSPASMPFTRTADK from the coding sequence ATGCCCCCCGAAGCCCCCCGCCCCTCGCTGCAACGCCTGTTCCTGACCGGTCTGCTGACCCTGCTGCCCATCTGGTTGACCTGGGTGGTGGTGAAGTTCGTCTTCGTGCTGTTGTCCGACATCAGCAAGCCGTTCGTGGGTCCGGCCTCGCACCAGATCGCCGCTTCCTTTCCGCAGGCGCTGGGTTGGTTCAATGCCGCGTGGGTGCAGAACACGTTTGCCTTGATCGCCACGCTGCTGGCGATCCTGGCGGTAGGCTGGCTGGCGCGCCGCGTGATCGGACAACAACTGCTGCGCTGGTTCGAGATCCTGATCCAGCGCATTCCGCTCGCCAGCACCATTTACAACAGCGCGCGCCAGTTGCTGGATATCCTGCAGACCAAACCGGGCAGCACCCAGCGCGTGGTGTTGATTGATTTCCCCCACCGCGACATGAAGTCCGTGGGCTTGGTCACGCGCGTGATCCTGGAAGAAGGCACCGGCCGCGAACTGGCCGCGGTGTATGTGCCCACCACGCCCAATCCCACCTCGGGTTATCTGGAAATCGTGCCGGTGGAACTGCTCACGCCGACCGACTGGAGCGTGGATCAGGCGATGAGTTTCATCATCTCCGGGGGCGCTGTGTCACCCGCGTCGATGCCGTTTACGCGCACGGCAGACAAGTAA
- a CDS encoding queuosine precursor transporter, producing the protein MTNGRTLDDRAVRLFIGLAAFFCVNAVLAEFIGVKIFALEDTLGLAPWEWNLFGQNGSLNFTVGTLLWPFVFILTDTVNEFFGRHGVRFISWLAVALIVFGFVFAFLAIATAPAQWWITAAQAQGVPDYQAAFAAIFGQGMWSIVGSIIAFLIGQLIDVAVFYRIRQATGERHVWLRATGSTAISQLVDSFVVIWIAFVLGPQKWPTSLFLAVSSVNYAYKMLAAVALIPLLYLMRHLIRRYLGEARERQLRQEAAAD; encoded by the coding sequence ATGACCAACGGCCGTACCCTCGACGATCGCGCGGTACGGCTCTTCATCGGATTGGCCGCATTCTTTTGTGTCAACGCGGTGCTGGCGGAGTTCATCGGGGTCAAGATTTTCGCGCTGGAAGACACGCTGGGGCTGGCGCCCTGGGAGTGGAATCTCTTCGGTCAGAATGGCTCGCTCAACTTCACCGTCGGCACGCTGCTCTGGCCGTTTGTCTTCATCCTCACCGACACGGTCAATGAGTTCTTTGGCCGACACGGCGTGCGTTTCATTTCGTGGCTGGCGGTCGCGCTGATTGTCTTTGGTTTTGTGTTCGCCTTTCTCGCCATCGCCACGGCGCCGGCGCAATGGTGGATCACGGCGGCGCAGGCCCAGGGCGTACCGGATTACCAGGCCGCCTTCGCGGCCATCTTTGGCCAGGGCATGTGGTCCATCGTCGGCTCCATCATCGCCTTCCTGATTGGCCAGTTGATTGACGTCGCGGTCTTCTACCGGATACGCCAGGCCACCGGCGAACGCCACGTCTGGCTACGCGCCACCGGTTCCACCGCCATCTCGCAGCTGGTGGACAGTTTCGTGGTGATCTGGATTGCGTTTGTACTGGGTCCGCAGAAGTGGCCCACCTCGCTGTTCCTGGCAGTCAGCTCGGTCAACTACGCCTACAAGATGCTGGCGGCCGTGGCCCTGATTCCGCTGCTGTACCTCATGCGCCACCTGATTCGTCGCTACCTGGGCGAAGCCCGCGAGCGCCAGCTGCGGCAGGAAGCGGCGGCGGACTGA
- a CDS encoding serine hydrolase domain-containing protein, with protein MMLSRRWSAFSVFFISLCLPASAGLAAEPSAAQAAVIAQQMQRYEGRVPGAALLVLQDGQPVVSRGFGLANLEDAIAVTPQSNFRLASISKQFTAASILLLAEDGKLRLEDPVKRWLPSLPSAADRITLRHLLSHTSGLIDYEEVMPADQSEQLHDIDVLHLLEGQDRTYFAPGSSYRYSNSGYALLALIVGKASGQDFASFLRQRIFLPLGMNNTVALEEGRSSVVNRAYGYSETDGRWQRTDQSSTSAVLGDGGIYSSLDDLARWDAALYDERLLKAESLKLAFSPATRTDEPHVPFYGFGWRIDGDTLWHSGESIGFRNVILRFPKERLTVLLLSNRNDPEPYATASAIAEAFRQR; from the coding sequence ATGATGCTGTCGCGCAGGTGGTCCGCTTTTTCCGTCTTCTTCATCAGTCTTTGCCTGCCCGCCTCCGCTGGCCTGGCCGCCGAACCCAGCGCCGCGCAAGCGGCCGTCATCGCCCAGCAGATGCAGCGCTATGAAGGTCGCGTGCCGGGCGCTGCGCTGCTGGTGCTGCAGGACGGCCAGCCGGTGGTATCGCGCGGCTTTGGCCTGGCCAATCTGGAGGATGCGATTGCCGTCACTCCGCAGAGCAATTTCCGCCTGGCCTCGATCAGCAAACAGTTCACTGCTGCCAGCATCCTGTTGCTGGCCGAAGACGGCAAACTGCGCCTGGAGGATCCCGTCAAACGCTGGCTGCCGTCATTGCCGTCGGCGGCTGACCGCATCACCCTGCGCCATCTGCTGAGCCACACTTCCGGCCTGATCGACTACGAAGAGGTGATGCCCGCCGATCAAAGCGAGCAGTTGCATGACATCGATGTGCTGCATCTGCTGGAAGGCCAGGATCGCACCTACTTCGCGCCGGGGTCGTCGTATCGCTACAGCAACAGCGGCTATGCGTTGTTGGCGCTGATCGTGGGCAAGGCCTCGGGCCAGGATTTCGCCAGCTTCCTGCGCCAGCGGATCTTCCTGCCGTTGGGCATGAACAACACCGTTGCGCTGGAGGAAGGCCGCAGCAGCGTGGTCAACCGCGCCTATGGCTACAGCGAAACCGATGGCCGTTGGCAGCGCACGGATCAGAGTTCCACCAGCGCCGTGCTGGGTGATGGCGGAATCTATTCGTCCCTCGATGACCTGGCGCGCTGGGATGCCGCGCTGTATGACGAGCGGCTGCTGAAGGCCGAGTCGCTCAAGCTGGCTTTCAGCCCGGCCACCCGTACCGACGAACCGCATGTGCCCTTTTATGGTTTCGGCTGGCGCATCGACGGCGACACCTTGTGGCATTCGGGCGAGAGCATCGGCTTCCGCAATGTCATCCTGCGCTTTCCGAAGGAACGGCTGACCGTGCTGTTGCTGAGCAACCGCAACGATCCCGAGCCGTATGCGACCGCCAGCGCGATCGCCGAGGCATTCCGCCAGCGCTGA
- a CDS encoding phytoene desaturase family protein, whose amino-acid sequence MAEATRDVVLLGGGHNGLVCATYLAKAGLKVTVLERRPVLGGAAVTEEFHPGFRNSVASYTVSLLQPKVIADLDLHAHGLRIVQRRRNNFLPLPDGQYLLTGEGQTQAQVAKFSGRDAERLPAYEARLDAIADVLRALALEPPPNLTDGGWWKALPELLRAGRLGKRLHALDETLRQELLDLFTISAAEYLDRWFESAPIKALFGFDGVVGNYASPYTPGSAYVLLHHVFGEVNGVKGAWGHAIGGMGAITQAMASAARAAGVELRTDAAVREVLVEKGRAVGVITEAGETLRARAVVANVNPKLLYQRLMRPQDVPAATRERMDNWRCGSGTFRMNVALSRLPDFSALPGEGDHLTAGIIMAPSLDYMDQAYRDALANGWSRQPIVEMLIPSTLDDSLAPAGQHVASLFCQHVAPTLPDGRSWDDHREEVADLMIATVERFAPGFADSVLGRQVLSPLDLERIFGLVGGDIFHGALSLNQLFSARPMLGQADYRGAIPGLYLCGSGTHPGGGVTGAPGHNASRTILADLR is encoded by the coding sequence ATGGCTGAGGCGACCCGCGACGTGGTGTTGCTCGGTGGTGGCCACAATGGCCTGGTCTGCGCCACCTACCTGGCCAAGGCCGGCCTGAAGGTGACGGTGCTGGAGCGGCGCCCGGTGCTGGGCGGCGCTGCGGTCACCGAAGAATTCCACCCGGGCTTCCGCAACTCGGTGGCGTCTTACACGGTATCGCTGCTGCAACCGAAGGTCATCGCGGATCTGGATCTGCATGCCCATGGCTTGCGCATCGTGCAACGCCGCCGCAACAACTTCCTGCCACTGCCCGATGGCCAGTATCTGCTGACCGGCGAGGGCCAGACCCAGGCCCAGGTGGCCAAGTTCTCCGGGCGTGATGCCGAACGCCTGCCGGCTTACGAGGCGCGCCTGGATGCGATTGCCGACGTGTTGCGCGCGCTGGCGCTGGAACCGCCGCCCAACCTGACTGATGGCGGCTGGTGGAAGGCGTTGCCGGAACTGCTGCGCGCCGGCCGCTTGGGCAAGCGCCTGCATGCGCTGGATGAAACCCTGCGCCAGGAGTTGCTGGATCTGTTCACCATTTCGGCGGCCGAGTATCTGGATCGCTGGTTCGAAAGCGCGCCAATCAAGGCGCTGTTCGGCTTCGACGGCGTGGTCGGCAACTACGCCAGCCCGTACACGCCCGGTTCGGCGTATGTCTTGCTGCATCACGTCTTTGGCGAAGTGAACGGAGTCAAGGGTGCGTGGGGGCATGCAATCGGAGGCATGGGCGCGATCACCCAGGCCATGGCAAGTGCGGCGCGCGCGGCGGGGGTGGAACTGCGCACCGACGCCGCCGTGCGGGAAGTGCTGGTGGAAAAGGGACGCGCGGTCGGGGTGATCACCGAAGCGGGCGAAACCCTACGCGCACGCGCGGTCGTCGCCAACGTCAATCCCAAGCTGCTTTATCAGCGCTTGATGCGCCCGCAGGACGTGCCCGCCGCCACCCGCGAGCGGATGGACAACTGGCGCTGTGGTTCCGGCACGTTCCGCATGAATGTGGCGCTGTCACGGTTGCCGGACTTCAGTGCCTTGCCGGGCGAAGGTGATCACCTGACCGCCGGGATCATCATGGCGCCGAGTCTGGACTACATGGATCAGGCTTACCGCGACGCACTGGCGAACGGCTGGTCGCGCCAGCCGATAGTCGAGATGCTGATTCCGTCCACCCTGGATGATTCGCTGGCGCCGGCGGGCCAGCACGTGGCCAGCCTGTTCTGCCAACACGTCGCGCCCACGCTGCCTGATGGCCGCAGTTGGGACGACCACCGCGAGGAAGTCGCCGATCTGATGATCGCCACGGTGGAGCGCTTCGCACCGGGCTTTGCCGATTCCGTGCTGGGACGGCAGGTGCTGAGTCCGCTGGATCTGGAGCGCATCTTCGGCCTGGTCGGCGGCGACATCTTCCATGGCGCGCTCTCGCTCAACCAGCTTTTCAGTGCGCGCCCGATGCTGGGGCAAGCCGATTATCGCGGCGCCATTCCGGGCCTGTACCTGTGCGGATCCGGCACCCATCCGGGTGGCGGGGTGACCGGCGCGCCCGGTCACAACGCCTCACGCACGATCCTCGCCGACCTGCGCTGA
- a CDS encoding CHASE2 domain-containing protein — protein MTSSLAVPTTRNRLLIAIGAAALVSCLILLGLTRRADAWMYDRLSSATSHQPDPRIVVVAIDDKSLAELGRWPWSRRTHARLVDELGRIGVRGIGLDLLLSEPALFDPEGDALLARAMSRNGRVVLPVLAEPTQLNGPPVELLPIPEFSASAASLGHVDVAADADGAVRSTFLRAGQGSPRWPSLSLALSQLDQAVDVNVALPGERVEQVPSSSPQQWVRDYRVLIPFARPVTGFSQVSYTDVINGRVSADQLRDRWILVGTTALGMGEPVRVPNRSAVHALSGVQYEANVLNMLLQDKAVTPMSLGAQLLLSIVLVAAPLLLCSLPGMRPLWRPALVMMAVTLLLSFALLQFGRLWFPVSASLLVLAVGASIWLYSYIRRTRHAAQTDALTGLANRGKFNSALEQELRSAQRSQLPLSLLLLDIDQFRQLNDSHGAGAGDAVLRLLARVLRGRARRPRDVIARLNADEFAVLLPETSAQAAATIATTIHVDLANLAARGERNAEAPAFTACIGMHTAAASDELAATDLFERADAALFQAKQAGRNRSAGHAAG, from the coding sequence ATGACGTCGAGCCTGGCTGTCCCCACTACGCGCAACCGCCTGCTGATCGCCATCGGCGCGGCCGCGCTGGTGTCGTGCCTGATCCTGCTGGGACTGACCCGGCGCGCGGACGCCTGGATGTATGACCGGCTGAGCTCGGCCACCTCGCACCAACCGGATCCGCGCATCGTCGTGGTGGCGATCGATGACAAGAGCCTGGCCGAACTGGGCCGCTGGCCGTGGTCACGGCGCACCCATGCACGCCTGGTCGATGAGCTGGGCCGCATCGGCGTGCGCGGTATTGGTCTGGACTTGTTGCTGTCCGAACCGGCGCTGTTCGATCCCGAAGGCGATGCTCTGCTCGCGCGCGCGATGAGCCGCAATGGCCGCGTCGTCCTGCCGGTGCTGGCCGAGCCGACCCAGTTGAACGGCCCGCCGGTCGAACTGTTGCCGATTCCGGAGTTCTCGGCCTCGGCGGCTTCGTTGGGCCATGTGGATGTGGCCGCCGATGCCGATGGCGCGGTGCGCAGCACGTTCCTGCGCGCGGGCCAGGGTTCGCCGCGCTGGCCGAGCCTGTCGCTGGCGCTCAGTCAGCTGGATCAGGCCGTGGACGTCAACGTGGCCCTGCCCGGCGAACGGGTCGAGCAGGTGCCGTCCAGCTCACCCCAGCAATGGGTGCGCGACTACCGCGTGCTGATTCCCTTCGCGCGACCTGTCACCGGCTTCTCGCAGGTCTCCTACACCGATGTGATCAATGGCCGGGTGTCTGCCGACCAGCTGAGAGACCGCTGGATCCTGGTGGGGACCACGGCGCTGGGCATGGGCGAACCGGTTCGCGTGCCCAACCGCAGCGCCGTGCATGCACTCAGTGGCGTGCAGTACGAGGCCAACGTGCTCAACATGCTGCTGCAGGACAAGGCGGTCACGCCGATGTCGCTGGGCGCGCAACTGTTGCTGTCGATTGTCCTGGTGGCGGCGCCGCTGTTGCTGTGCAGCCTGCCGGGCATGCGACCGCTGTGGCGACCGGCGCTTGTGATGATGGCGGTGACTCTGCTGCTTTCGTTCGCGCTGCTGCAGTTCGGTCGCCTGTGGTTTCCGGTGTCGGCCAGCCTGCTGGTGCTGGCGGTGGGCGCCTCCATCTGGCTGTACAGCTACATCCGCCGCACCCGCCATGCGGCCCAGACCGATGCACTGACGGGGCTGGCCAATCGCGGCAAGTTCAACAGCGCACTGGAACAGGAACTGCGCAGCGCCCAGCGCAGCCAGCTGCCGCTGTCGCTGCTGTTGCTGGACATCGATCAGTTCCGCCAACTCAATGACAGCCACGGCGCCGGTGCGGGCGACGCGGTGTTGCGCCTGCTTGCACGCGTGCTGCGCGGGCGTGCGCGACGTCCACGCGATGTCATCGCCCGTTTGAACGCCGACGAATTCGCCGTGCTGCTGCCGGAAACCTCGGCGCAGGCGGCGGCGACCATCGCCACCACCATCCATGTGGACCTGGCCAACCTGGCCGCACGCGGCGAGCGCAATGCCGAAGCACCGGCCTTCACCGCCTGCATCGGCATGCACACTGCGGCAGCCAGCGACGAACTGGCAGCGACCGACTTGTTCGAACGCGCCGATGCCGCCCTGTTCCAGGCCAAACAGGCGGGACGCAATCGCAGCGCAGGCCACGCCGCCGGCTGA